A single region of the Jatrophihabitans sp. GAS493 genome encodes:
- a CDS encoding VOC family protein — protein sequence MSGTDAAGEAPSDAQAAPAIELRLEVVVLPVGDVDRAKQFYLRLGWRLDADVSGENGFRVVQVTPPGSPCSIIFGSHVTAAVAGSSESLMLVVTDIESARADLLARGAEVSEIFHDAGGVFHHAGTEARVPGLDPERRSYSSFASFSDPDGNGWLLQEIVTRLPGR from the coding sequence ATGAGCGGCACCGACGCAGCGGGTGAAGCACCGAGCGATGCTCAAGCGGCACCGGCGATCGAGCTGAGACTTGAGGTCGTCGTCCTACCGGTCGGCGACGTCGACCGGGCGAAGCAGTTCTATCTGCGGTTGGGGTGGCGCCTGGACGCCGACGTCTCCGGGGAGAACGGTTTCCGGGTCGTGCAGGTGACGCCGCCTGGTTCGCCCTGCTCGATCATCTTCGGGTCCCACGTCACGGCGGCCGTGGCCGGATCGAGCGAGAGTCTCATGCTTGTCGTCACCGACATCGAGTCGGCGCGGGCCGACTTGCTCGCTCGCGGCGCCGAGGTCAGCGAGATCTTCCACGACGCCGGGGGCGTCTTCCATCACGCCGGCACCGAGGCGCGGGTTCCCGGCCTCGATCCCGAACGTCGTTCCTACTCATCCTTCGCCTCGTTCAGTGATCCGGACGGCAACGGCTGGCTGCTGCAGGAGATCGTCACTCGTCTGCCCGGCCGGTGA
- a CDS encoding bleomycin resistance protein, translating to MDVAKLAELLHETAEHHGPFEESAPPHNWWDWYAPYLDARLSGRTPEEASRAAARHMEPILHGGG from the coding sequence ATGGACGTCGCGAAGCTGGCTGAGCTGCTCCACGAGACCGCCGAACATCATGGCCCGTTCGAGGAGTCCGCACCGCCGCACAACTGGTGGGACTGGTATGCGCCCTACCTCGACGCCCGCCTGTCGGGCCGGACGCCGGAGGAGGCTTCGCGCGCCGCGGCACGGCACATGGAACCGATCCTCCACGGCGGGGGCTGA
- a CDS encoding hexameric tyrosine-coordinated heme protein, producing MNRVPDTELVKIPGGTLLTDSPEEGRALAFAIARHTVHNIQPDLDVLVAGRPKYATTPESLIAASQVVAIEFQTIAAANNYWRS from the coding sequence ATGAATCGTGTACCGGACACTGAGTTGGTCAAGATCCCGGGCGGCACCCTGCTGACGGACTCACCGGAGGAGGGGCGAGCGTTGGCTTTCGCCATCGCCCGGCATACCGTGCACAACATCCAGCCCGACCTCGATGTCCTCGTGGCCGGACGCCCGAAGTACGCCACCACGCCGGAAAGTCTCATCGCGGCGAGTCAGGTGGTTGCCATCGAATTCCAGACCATCGCCGCGGCCAACAACTACTGGCGCTCGTAG
- a CDS encoding LuxR family transcriptional regulator — MRTHELVGRDRVLADLFEAVSAAGERGDAILLVGEAGIGKTACLTAVAALAQDAGYPLLRTVGSEAERQLPFAGLHRLLRPILASTATLPDVQRRALLDAFGMHDGAAGDRFVVSIATVNLLSQMSARHPLVIIADDVQWLDEQTRHVLAFVARRLGTRVVFVAAATSLPQLRELGDGFRELRLNRLDVAEAHRLLTRLAPGLDPGQRQAVADLARGNPLALIELAAAPPTLTTKDCPIPARISLSPQLERAFAGRHHELPQSGRDVLLVAAVASDASLPEILAATARMSGGRVGPEVLEPAQQLGLLSFDENQVIFSHPLVKAAVVQKESISRRQSAHRALGAVITVSSLRRAWHRAFGTSSYDDVIAAELEATTAASIKSGRAGAAILALERAAQLSVSPAERGRRLLLAARQAARLGRPDEVDRLLQGVVNSELSEFDRVRAELLHENVGGVVITDSLRVTHLCALARRATAEGERSLAVELADAAVRRRCAAPVEAPALADMISLAQGLWRGSSEARCVAVLALADPVAHGREVISALEAVDERGITDGEELSAYAVAARAVGDYTAAVRFLDRAEVLLRERGLLGPLARALCVVADLQLEVGDWDRAAAALAEFARLSVASMSVSHRAAAMATTAKIAALRGETAAALELVSDTEHSPAARSGSRYLARAQIVRGIVGISADKHGETYAALRRVFDPMDPSHHFREQFDAVSYLAEAAAHTGQQAQARKMLDDLQLVADRSGSPLLQMHLAYGRAVLASDDTAEKLFLACLASEAASLPWQRARVQLAYGRWLRRQQRVSQSREPLRSALTTLQRLGAVKWAAEALDELEASGAADEPGSNTGSPHSLLSVQESKVARLASQGMSNREIGQQLYISPRTVSSHLYRIFPKLGISTRGQIAARLDELYLHSDSR; from the coding sequence ATGCGTACCCACGAACTGGTGGGCCGTGACCGGGTGCTGGCCGACCTCTTCGAAGCGGTCTCGGCGGCCGGTGAGCGCGGCGACGCGATTCTGCTCGTCGGCGAGGCCGGCATCGGTAAGACCGCCTGCCTGACCGCGGTCGCCGCGCTGGCCCAGGACGCCGGGTACCCGCTGCTGCGCACCGTCGGCAGTGAAGCGGAGCGGCAGCTGCCGTTCGCCGGATTGCACCGGTTGCTACGTCCGATACTCGCCTCGACGGCAACGTTGCCCGACGTTCAACGTCGCGCTCTGCTCGACGCCTTCGGTATGCACGATGGCGCAGCCGGTGATCGGTTCGTCGTCTCGATCGCTACGGTGAATCTGCTTAGCCAAATGTCCGCGCGACATCCGTTGGTGATCATCGCGGATGACGTTCAGTGGCTCGACGAGCAGACCCGTCACGTTCTCGCGTTCGTCGCCCGCCGGCTGGGTACCCGGGTCGTCTTCGTGGCGGCCGCCACATCGCTACCGCAGCTGCGCGAATTGGGCGACGGATTCCGCGAATTGCGCCTGAACCGTCTGGATGTTGCCGAGGCGCATCGACTGCTCACTCGCCTTGCCCCCGGACTTGACCCCGGCCAACGCCAGGCGGTAGCCGACCTCGCGAGGGGCAACCCACTCGCGTTGATCGAACTCGCCGCAGCGCCTCCCACTCTGACCACCAAGGATTGCCCGATCCCGGCCCGCATTTCGCTGAGCCCGCAGCTGGAGCGGGCCTTCGCCGGACGCCATCACGAGCTACCGCAGAGCGGACGGGACGTGCTGCTGGTCGCGGCGGTCGCCTCCGACGCCAGCCTGCCGGAGATCCTGGCGGCCACTGCGCGGATGAGCGGCGGGCGCGTCGGCCCCGAGGTTCTAGAGCCCGCGCAGCAGCTCGGCCTGCTCTCGTTTGATGAGAATCAGGTGATTTTCAGCCACCCGCTGGTGAAGGCGGCGGTGGTGCAGAAGGAGTCGATCAGCCGTCGGCAGTCCGCCCACCGAGCCCTAGGTGCGGTTATCACTGTCAGTTCTCTTCGGCGAGCGTGGCACCGGGCCTTCGGGACATCCAGCTACGACGACGTGATCGCCGCTGAGCTCGAGGCGACAACCGCCGCCAGCATCAAGAGCGGGCGGGCCGGAGCGGCCATCCTGGCGCTGGAGCGAGCTGCGCAGTTGAGTGTGTCGCCGGCCGAGCGCGGTCGCCGGCTGCTTCTGGCCGCTCGGCAGGCCGCACGCCTCGGCCGTCCGGACGAGGTGGATCGGTTGCTGCAGGGCGTCGTCAACAGCGAACTGTCGGAGTTCGACCGTGTTCGCGCGGAGCTGCTGCACGAGAACGTCGGCGGCGTCGTGATCACGGACAGCTTGAGGGTCACTCATCTCTGCGCCCTGGCTCGCCGCGCTACCGCCGAGGGGGAGCGTTCGTTGGCCGTCGAGCTGGCTGACGCGGCCGTCCGGCGCCGGTGCGCGGCCCCGGTCGAGGCGCCCGCGCTCGCCGACATGATCTCCCTGGCCCAGGGCCTGTGGCGGGGGTCTAGTGAGGCACGGTGCGTCGCCGTCCTCGCGCTGGCCGATCCGGTGGCCCACGGCCGGGAAGTGATTTCGGCGCTGGAGGCCGTCGACGAGCGGGGGATCACCGACGGGGAGGAGCTGAGCGCCTACGCCGTGGCCGCCCGGGCCGTCGGGGACTACACCGCGGCGGTGAGGTTCCTCGACCGGGCCGAGGTCTTACTGCGGGAGCGAGGCCTCTTGGGGCCGCTGGCCCGTGCGCTCTGTGTGGTGGCGGATCTGCAGCTCGAGGTCGGCGACTGGGATCGCGCCGCCGCGGCATTGGCCGAGTTCGCGCGGCTGTCGGTAGCGTCGATGTCGGTGAGCCATCGGGCTGCCGCCATGGCGACGACCGCGAAGATCGCGGCTCTGCGCGGAGAGACCGCCGCCGCCTTGGAACTCGTCTCCGATACCGAACACTCGCCGGCCGCCCGCAGCGGAAGCCGCTATCTGGCTCGAGCGCAGATCGTGCGGGGGATTGTCGGTATCTCGGCCGACAAGCATGGGGAGACCTACGCAGCCCTACGGCGGGTCTTCGACCCGATGGATCCCAGCCATCATTTCCGTGAGCAGTTCGACGCGGTCTCCTACCTCGCTGAGGCGGCAGCTCACACCGGGCAGCAGGCTCAGGCTCGAAAGATGCTCGATGATCTGCAGCTGGTCGCTGATCGCAGCGGATCGCCGCTGTTGCAGATGCACCTCGCCTACGGCCGAGCAGTGCTCGCGTCCGACGACACGGCGGAGAAGCTGTTCTTGGCCTGCCTGGCCTCAGAGGCGGCCAGCCTGCCGTGGCAGCGGGCCCGCGTTCAACTGGCATACGGTCGATGGCTGCGACGCCAACAACGCGTGAGCCAGTCGCGTGAGCCGCTGCGGTCGGCGTTGACGACCCTTCAGCGGCTGGGCGCTGTGAAATGGGCGGCGGAGGCGCTCGATGAGTTGGAGGCCTCAGGCGCTGCCGACGAGCCGGGCAGTAATACGGGGTCGCCGCATAGCCTGCTGTCGGTGCAGGAGTCGAAGGTGGCTCGCCTCGCTTCGCAAGGGATGAGCAATCGAGAGATCGGTCAGCAGCTCTATATCTCACCCCGCACCGTGAGTTCCCACCTTTATCGGATCTTTCCCAAGCTCGGGATCTCAACCCGTGGGCAGATCGCTGCGCGGCTGGACGAGCTGTATCTCCACAGCGACAGCCGGTAG
- a CDS encoding AAA family ATPase, which yields MTDMRDGQILGREREIGVLTALVAAGVEQGSALVVLGEPGIGKSALLDVARAEARQTGFTVLQAAGMDSEMHLPFGGLHQTLTPLMRHLTDLPEGQRVALAAALGLADGATPDLFLIAEAALALLTRERAEGPVIIVVDDVQWLDPQSHQILTFLAHRSVTVGLVLVGAIRPGHPGPFPNAGFPQLRVSGVDDVTAERLLSSHAGGINATDLRRIREEAQGNPLALLELPRSWGDGRPTDGHPLAVSTRLEQAFAGRIMELPQATRDSLLIAAIGSSSDTDEILAALSAFGVPSPSRGLFEPAVAAGLLINDRSHINFRHPLVRSGVLQRETMARRHAAHAAVADVLIADSYRRSWHRAWSIVGPDDDVAAELAATVPDSLRRGAVMSAVSSLERAAQLTSSSARRGSWLMVAAEHAFASGRPDVVGRLLREASGVDLTELDELRVAWFTEALNGDIRANSKLVRQLCDAARRASALDDTGLALNLLLAAALRCWWADSGADDQAEVVRVVDQLAHAADDPRHLAALAIAEPVLRGSEVLRVLESVALADVTDGDSLRVYALASYAVGDFVRTTDLLDRAEDFFRANGRLGMLPVVLALQLSIRLDLGDWSGAVSAGKEVATISKETGQGLFAENNVLVEARGTALRGDWEGALAAMLDAESDAMRLRINDRICFGYQARGAALLSAEQPAAAFACLKRQFDPADPGYHLRESFAGVALMAEAAVDCGELNEARAIVRTLQTVAVLTPSPLLKVNLLYAQAVLAPEEVREARYEQALAQDLTRWPWIRSRLQLAFGRWLAQVGRSTDAVAHLDAALATFERIGAARWSRRAKLALQGLDGAAPGSAGGDR from the coding sequence ATGACAGACATGAGAGACGGGCAGATCCTCGGGCGGGAGCGCGAGATCGGCGTACTGACCGCGTTGGTCGCGGCCGGCGTCGAGCAGGGCTCGGCCCTCGTGGTCCTCGGTGAACCGGGCATCGGTAAGTCGGCTCTGCTGGACGTAGCCCGGGCCGAGGCCCGGCAAACCGGATTCACCGTCCTACAGGCCGCGGGAATGGACAGCGAGATGCACCTGCCGTTCGGCGGCCTGCATCAGACGCTCACTCCGCTCATGCGACACCTGACCGACCTTCCCGAGGGGCAGCGTGTTGCGCTCGCCGCTGCCCTCGGGCTGGCCGACGGTGCGACCCCCGACCTCTTCCTCATCGCCGAAGCCGCGTTGGCGTTGCTGACCCGCGAGCGGGCGGAGGGACCAGTCATCATCGTGGTCGACGACGTGCAGTGGCTGGACCCGCAGTCCCACCAGATTCTGACCTTCCTGGCCCACCGAAGTGTCACGGTCGGCCTGGTTCTGGTCGGCGCGATCCGCCCTGGACATCCGGGCCCGTTCCCCAACGCCGGCTTTCCGCAGTTGCGCGTCAGCGGTGTCGATGACGTGACGGCCGAACGCCTGTTGAGCTCACATGCTGGCGGAATCAACGCGACCGATCTGCGCAGAATTCGGGAGGAGGCGCAGGGAAACCCGTTGGCACTGTTGGAACTGCCGCGTTCCTGGGGGGACGGGCGTCCGACCGACGGTCATCCGCTCGCGGTGTCGACCCGGTTGGAACAGGCCTTTGCCGGACGGATCATGGAGCTGCCTCAGGCAACCCGGGATTCGTTGCTGATCGCGGCCATCGGATCGTCCAGCGACACTGATGAGATCCTCGCGGCGCTCTCCGCCTTCGGAGTGCCCAGCCCCTCTCGGGGGCTCTTCGAACCGGCCGTGGCCGCCGGTCTGCTCATCAACGATCGGTCCCACATCAATTTCCGGCACCCGCTGGTGCGGTCGGGAGTGCTCCAGCGGGAGACGATGGCCAGACGGCACGCCGCGCACGCTGCGGTGGCCGACGTGCTTATTGCCGACAGTTACCGGCGCAGCTGGCACCGAGCCTGGTCGATCGTCGGCCCAGACGACGATGTCGCCGCCGAGCTGGCGGCGACCGTGCCCGACTCGCTACGCAGAGGGGCCGTGATGTCCGCGGTCTCGAGCCTCGAACGCGCGGCTCAGCTGACGAGCTCATCGGCCCGGCGGGGTAGCTGGCTCATGGTGGCCGCCGAGCATGCATTCGCCTCGGGACGACCCGACGTCGTGGGCCGACTGCTTCGTGAAGCCTCCGGTGTGGACCTGACGGAGCTCGACGAACTGCGCGTCGCCTGGTTTACCGAAGCACTGAACGGTGACATCCGGGCCAACTCCAAGCTGGTGCGTCAATTGTGTGATGCCGCCCGGCGGGCCAGCGCGCTCGATGACACCGGCCTCGCCCTGAATCTCCTGCTGGCGGCGGCGCTGCGCTGCTGGTGGGCCGACAGTGGCGCCGATGACCAGGCCGAGGTGGTTCGGGTAGTCGATCAACTCGCGCACGCGGCCGACGACCCACGGCATCTCGCCGCGCTCGCGATCGCTGAGCCGGTGTTGCGCGGGTCTGAGGTGCTCAGAGTTCTGGAGTCGGTTGCGCTTGCGGATGTGACTGATGGGGACTCGCTACGCGTCTATGCCTTGGCGTCCTACGCCGTCGGCGACTTCGTCCGCACGACCGACCTGCTTGACCGGGCGGAGGATTTCTTCCGGGCCAACGGCCGGCTGGGCATGCTTCCGGTGGTACTCGCCCTCCAGCTGAGTATCCGCCTGGACCTCGGTGACTGGTCCGGCGCGGTCTCGGCCGGCAAGGAGGTGGCCACGATCTCGAAGGAGACCGGACAGGGACTATTCGCCGAGAACAACGTGCTCGTCGAGGCCCGCGGAACTGCGCTTCGAGGTGATTGGGAAGGCGCGCTGGCGGCGATGCTCGATGCGGAGTCAGACGCGATGCGGCTGCGCATCAACGACCGGATCTGTTTCGGCTACCAGGCGCGGGGGGCGGCACTGCTCAGCGCGGAGCAGCCCGCAGCAGCCTTCGCCTGTTTGAAGCGTCAATTCGATCCGGCCGATCCGGGTTACCACCTGCGCGAGTCATTCGCCGGGGTCGCCCTGATGGCCGAGGCCGCTGTGGACTGCGGGGAGTTGAATGAAGCGCGGGCGATCGTGCGCACGTTGCAGACGGTGGCCGTCCTCACGCCATCGCCACTGCTGAAGGTCAACCTGCTGTATGCGCAGGCGGTTCTCGCCCCGGAAGAGGTGCGGGAAGCTCGTTATGAGCAGGCATTGGCACAGGACTTGACGCGTTGGCCGTGGATACGATCGCGCCTGCAGTTGGCCTTTGGCCGGTGGTTGGCCCAGGTCGGCCGATCGACCGATGCCGTCGCTCATCTCGACGCCGCCCTTGCGACCTTCGAGCGTATCGGTGCGGCGCGCTGGAGCCGACGCGCGAAACTCGCACTGCAGGGGCTCGACGGTGCAGCTCCCGGATCAGCCGGGGGTGATAGATGA
- a CDS encoding AAA family ATPase has protein sequence MSTHELIGRDAELDVLRRLIANVKAEGAAVLVRGQPGVGKSSILRVAAEIARENEALVLSASGVESEAMLPFAGLGQLLRPLMTAAATLPAAQRRALMAALGERGGPPPELFLTALAALTLIVDAAASEPLVVVVDDLQWLDGPTNDVLAFISRRLSDDPVIMICGVRDGHPVAMASAGSLEIDLHGLDTASSQQLLARVADGLTIADQRALLDQARGNPLALVELPAVWRSAGVDILSSASATVPLTTRLQQAFASRITDLPSITRDVLLIAAVNAEENLAEVLAGASLLCGHGVLMESVEPAAAARLVEFDQVTLRFRHPLVRSAVLHVEPLPRRQAAHAAMSGVLVAEEYRRVWHRAQSVEAPDDAVADLLDASHLECIGRGSVLSAIAALERSAELTSTSGTRARRLLLAAQHAFGLGRADLVTRLVEAAELNDLSELDRVRAEWLRELFSEGTLGDSARVRELCTLATRSAAMGESDLAFDLVASAALRCWWAVGDAGDREHVAGVASTLSTRDDARRTYAVAVADPLGHVRTTLARLEATTVFGLSDVHQMRQLGMAARAIGAEAQAADYFGGVESKLRERGQLGLLSHLLAVQAAVYLDLGSWRRAGESLAEGRQLSQETGQSTWRTGTAIVGAVFESLTGNIDVALGLADEIEAACAGQAAGDFLSLVQLSRGIAHLSSGRHADAYRALVPMFDPAQRCYHPREQLSAVMFLVEAAVGCGEEDEARDLVECLERLVVTTPSPILDVHLLYARPLLADNAHAEQLFLDGLRQDLTRWPWPRARIELAYGTWLRRNRRLVESRVPLRSAVATFDAIGAVEWGRQAREGLRAAGERTQAVAVETSAARLTAQEMQIARLAADGLSNREIGEQLYLSPRTIGSHLYRIFPKLGITSRAQLADRIAE, from the coding sequence ATGAGCACGCATGAGCTGATCGGACGCGACGCCGAACTCGACGTCCTGCGCCGACTCATCGCCAACGTCAAGGCCGAGGGCGCTGCGGTCCTGGTCCGGGGCCAACCTGGCGTGGGCAAGTCGAGCATTCTTCGGGTAGCCGCGGAGATCGCCCGGGAAAATGAGGCGCTCGTACTCTCGGCGTCCGGCGTCGAGTCGGAGGCGATGCTGCCGTTCGCCGGTCTTGGCCAACTGCTGCGACCCCTGATGACCGCCGCGGCAACGTTGCCGGCGGCCCAGCGTCGGGCCCTGATGGCTGCCCTCGGTGAGCGAGGTGGCCCCCCTCCCGAGCTCTTCCTCACCGCGTTGGCCGCGTTGACGCTGATCGTCGATGCGGCTGCGTCTGAGCCGCTCGTGGTGGTGGTGGACGACCTGCAGTGGCTGGACGGCCCAACCAACGACGTGCTGGCCTTCATCTCACGCCGTCTCAGCGATGACCCGGTCATCATGATCTGCGGCGTGCGTGACGGCCACCCAGTTGCGATGGCGTCGGCCGGCTCGCTCGAGATCGACCTCCACGGACTGGATACCGCGTCGTCCCAGCAACTCCTCGCGCGGGTGGCCGATGGCCTCACGATCGCCGACCAGCGCGCGTTGCTGGACCAGGCGCGCGGAAACCCGCTCGCCTTGGTGGAACTGCCGGCGGTCTGGCGATCAGCGGGAGTCGACATCCTGTCGTCGGCGTCGGCGACCGTTCCGCTGACCACTCGGCTGCAGCAGGCCTTCGCCTCACGGATCACCGACTTGCCGTCGATCACCCGTGATGTGCTGCTGATTGCCGCCGTGAACGCCGAGGAGAATCTGGCCGAGGTGCTGGCCGGGGCATCGCTGCTGTGCGGCCACGGTGTGCTGATGGAGAGTGTGGAGCCGGCGGCGGCGGCCCGACTGGTCGAATTCGATCAGGTGACCCTCCGCTTCCGGCATCCGTTGGTTCGCTCGGCTGTGCTGCACGTGGAACCGTTGCCCCGCCGTCAGGCGGCCCACGCGGCGATGAGCGGTGTGCTCGTCGCCGAGGAGTATCGGCGGGTCTGGCACCGGGCGCAGTCGGTTGAGGCGCCGGACGACGCCGTCGCGGACCTCCTGGACGCCAGCCACCTCGAGTGCATCGGTCGAGGATCCGTTCTGAGCGCGATCGCGGCATTGGAGCGTTCGGCTGAGTTGACCAGCACCTCGGGTACCCGGGCGCGGCGGCTGCTGCTGGCCGCCCAGCACGCCTTCGGCCTGGGGCGCGCGGACCTCGTGACCCGCCTCGTCGAGGCGGCCGAACTCAATGACCTATCCGAACTGGACCGGGTCCGGGCCGAATGGTTGCGCGAGTTGTTCAGCGAGGGCACTCTCGGCGACTCCGCGCGGGTGCGTGAGCTGTGCACGCTGGCGACCAGATCGGCGGCGATGGGCGAGAGCGACCTGGCCTTCGACCTCGTCGCCAGCGCGGCGCTGCGCTGTTGGTGGGCCGTCGGCGACGCCGGCGATCGGGAACACGTGGCCGGTGTCGCGTCCACGTTGAGCACCCGGGACGACGCCCGCCGCACCTACGCGGTCGCGGTCGCCGACCCGCTCGGGCATGTCCGCACGACGCTGGCCCGCCTGGAGGCAACCACCGTCTTCGGCCTCTCGGACGTGCATCAGATGCGCCAGCTCGGCATGGCGGCTCGGGCCATCGGTGCTGAGGCGCAGGCGGCGGACTACTTCGGCGGGGTGGAGTCCAAACTACGAGAGCGCGGGCAGCTCGGGCTGCTGTCCCACCTGCTGGCCGTGCAGGCCGCGGTGTATCTGGACCTCGGCAGCTGGCGGCGCGCCGGCGAGAGTCTGGCCGAGGGGCGGCAACTGTCGCAGGAGACCGGGCAGTCGACGTGGCGCACCGGAACGGCCATCGTTGGGGCGGTCTTCGAGAGCCTCACCGGCAACATCGACGTCGCCCTGGGCTTGGCGGACGAGATCGAGGCGGCCTGCGCGGGGCAGGCGGCGGGCGACTTCCTATCCCTGGTCCAGCTTTCTCGTGGCATCGCCCACCTCTCGTCCGGACGTCACGCCGATGCCTATCGCGCTCTCGTGCCCATGTTCGATCCCGCGCAGCGCTGCTATCACCCCCGCGAACAGTTAAGTGCCGTGATGTTCCTCGTCGAGGCTGCGGTCGGCTGCGGCGAGGAGGACGAGGCTCGCGATCTGGTGGAGTGCCTCGAGCGTTTGGTGGTGACGACGCCTTCGCCGATTCTCGATGTCCACCTGCTCTACGCGAGGCCGCTGCTGGCCGACAACGCGCATGCCGAGCAGCTCTTCCTCGACGGGCTGCGGCAGGATTTGACGCGCTGGCCCTGGCCCAGAGCCCGGATCGAACTCGCCTACGGAACCTGGCTCAGACGTAACCGCCGGCTGGTCGAATCGCGGGTTCCGCTTCGGTCAGCCGTCGCGACCTTCGATGCCATCGGCGCTGTTGAGTGGGGGAGGCAGGCTCGTGAGGGCCTGCGCGCGGCCGGCGAACGGACTCAGGCGGTGGCTGTCGAGACGTCGGCGGCGAGACTCACGGCGCAGGAGATGCAGATCGCCCGACTCGCCGCCGATGGACTGTCGAACCGAGAGATCGGAGAGCAGCTCTATCTGTCGCCGCGCACGATCGGTTCTCACCTGTATCGCATCTTCCCCAAGCTGGGTATCACGTCGCGGGCCCAGCTCGCCGATCGCATTGCCGAGTAG
- a CDS encoding NADP-dependent oxidoreductase, translated as MQAIRAHSRGGAENLHLESAPVPEPQDDEVLIAVHATAITYDELLWDESWTRNGIDRTPIIPSHEVSGTVAGIGAAVFDLAVGDDVYGLIEFDRDGAAAQYVTVPAADLARKPASIDHVQSAALPLAALTAWQALVDHAKLVVGESVLVTGGAGGVGAYVVQLAHHFGAQVSATISNGDADEYVWELGADEVFVLEALGTFDVVIDTVGGAALAAAYSHLRDGGRLITLSAPPAPELKQGRNVRDEFFVVRPNRAQLEKIAALVDAGTLKSLVGETFPLAETATAYADRGRHGGPGKTVLIVR; from the coding sequence ATGCAAGCGATCCGAGCGCACTCGCGGGGAGGGGCTGAGAATCTTCACCTGGAGTCCGCACCGGTACCGGAGCCGCAGGATGACGAGGTACTCATCGCCGTCCACGCCACGGCGATCACCTACGACGAGCTGCTGTGGGACGAGTCGTGGACACGCAACGGCATTGACCGAACGCCGATCATCCCGTCGCATGAGGTCTCCGGAACGGTGGCCGGCATCGGAGCAGCCGTCTTCGACTTGGCGGTTGGAGACGACGTCTACGGCTTGATCGAGTTCGACCGGGACGGCGCCGCGGCGCAGTACGTCACCGTCCCGGCGGCTGATCTGGCCCGGAAGCCGGCCAGCATCGACCACGTGCAATCCGCGGCACTTCCGTTGGCTGCGCTCACCGCGTGGCAGGCGTTGGTCGACCACGCGAAGCTCGTGGTCGGTGAGTCGGTGCTCGTCACCGGAGGGGCCGGTGGCGTCGGGGCCTACGTCGTGCAGCTCGCGCACCACTTCGGCGCCCAGGTGAGCGCCACCATCAGCAATGGTGACGCAGACGAGTACGTCTGGGAGCTGGGTGCCGATGAGGTGTTCGTCCTGGAGGCGCTGGGCACCTTCGACGTCGTCATCGACACCGTGGGCGGCGCCGCGCTGGCGGCGGCCTACTCCCACCTGCGGGACGGCGGCCGGCTGATCACGCTCTCGGCGCCCCCGGCGCCAGAGCTGAAGCAAGGGCGCAATGTACGGGATGAGTTCTTCGTCGTCCGCCCGAACCGCGCGCAGCTGGAGAAGATCGCCGCCCTCGTCGACGCCGGAACGCTGAAGTCGCTCGTCGGCGAGACCTTCCCGTTGGCCGAGACGGCCACCGCCTATGCCGATCGCGGCCGCCACGGTGGCCCGGGTAAGACAGTGCTCATTGTTCGGTGA